In Labilibaculum sp. DW002, the genomic window TATATTGTTGCAGGTTTGGAGCAAGGAGCTAAGTTGGAAGAACTTTCAGGAACCATCCAAAATGATATCCTTAAGGAATTCATGGTGCGTAATACTTACATTTACCCACCAGAGTTTTCAATGAAAATTATTGCTGACATCTTCGAATTTACTTCTCAGAAGATGCCTAAGTTTAACTCTATTTCTATCTCAGGTTACCACATGCAAGAAGCAGGTGCAACCGCAGATATCGAGTTAGCTTACACTCTTGCTGATGGTCTTGAGTACTTGAAGAAAGGTGTTGCTGCAGGTATGGACGTTGATGCTTTTGCTCCTCGTTTGTCTTTCTTCTGGGCGATTGGAATGAATCACTTTATGGAGATTGCTAAGATGCGTGCTGGTCGTTTACTTTGGTCTAAGATTGTAAAACAATTCAATCCTAAGAACCCTAAGTCAATGGCATTGCGTACTCACTCACAGACTTCAGGTTGGTCATTAACTGAGCAGGATCCTTTCAACAACGTTGGACGTACTTGTATCGAGGCTATGGCTGCTGCATTGGGTCACACTCAGTCGTTGCATACAAATGCATTGGATGAGGCGATTGCATTGCCAACTGACTTCTCTGCACGTATTGCTCGTAATACTCAAATTTATATTCAAGATGAGACTACAATCTGTAAGGCTGTAGATCCTTGGGCTGGTTCATACTACGTTGAGTCATTGACTCAGGAGTTGGTAGACAAAGCTTGGGCTCATATCGAAGAGGTTGAGAAATTAGGTGGTATGTCTAAAGCAATTGAGTCTGGTATTCCAAAACTTCGTATCGAAGAAGCGGCTGCTCGTACTCAAGCTAAGATTGACGCTAATACTCAAACTATTGTAGGAACTAACAAGTACCGTCTGGAGAAAGAAGATCCATTGGATATTCTTGAAGTAGATAATACTGCTGTACGTACTGCTCAAATCGAAAGATTGAATAAGCTTCGTGCTAACCGTGATGAGGCTGCTGTTAAAGCTGCTCTTAAAGCGATTACTGCATGTGCAAATGGTGGCGAAGGTAACCTATTGGATCTTGCTGTTAAGGCTGCACAATTACGTGCTTCGTTAGGTGAGATTTCAGATGCATGTGAAGAAGTATGTGGAAGATATAAAGCTGTAATTAGAACTGTATCAGGCGTGTATTCATCAGAATCAAAACAAGATGCTGACTTCGCTAAAGCGAAAGAGTTAGCTGATAAATTTGCAGAATTGTCAGGACGTCGTCCTCGTATCATGGTTGCAAAAATGGGTCAGGACGGTCACGACCGTGGTGGTAAAGTTGTTGCTACTGGTTTTGCTGATATAGGATTTGACGTTGATATGGGACCACTGTTCCAAACTCCGGAAGAGTCTGCTAAGCAAGCTGTAGAGAATGATGTACACATCGTTGGTGTTTCTTCATTGGCTGCTGGTCACAAGACTTTGGTTCCTGCTATTATCGAGGAATTGAAGAAATTGGGTCGTGAAGATATCATGGTTACTGCAGGTGGTGTTATTCCAGCTCAGGATTACGATTTCTTATACGAAGCTGGTGTTGTTGGTGTATTTGGTCCTGGTACCAAAGTATCAAAATGTGCTATCCAGATGCTTGACATCCTAATTGAGCAATACAAAGACTAGTTCTTTTATTACACTATATTTAAAGACAGGAACAATGTTCCTGTCTTTTTTTTGTGCTATATTTCTACCTCAATTAAATATGAGTGCAATGAAAAAACTAAGCTTACTAATTTTACTTTCTATACTTACGATTAGCCTTCAAGCGCAAAATAAAACGATAGAAGATTCTCGAATAGAAAAACAAATTCTTTACGGACAAGTTAACCTTGAAGCTTTCCAAATGGACCTCTGTAAAGATTGGTATGCTCCGGAATATAAATCCTACCAAATAAAAGAAGAAAAACTAAAACAACTAACGGATCAAAAACTATCAAACATTTCTATTAATTTAATTTTTGGATCCTGGTGCCACGATAGCCACCGAGAAGTTCCTAGATTCATAAAAATTTTAGAAGAAATAAACTTCCCCTTTCCTCAACTTAAAATGCATGCTCTTGACACTTATAAAAAATCACCTAGTTATGATGCAAAAGCAAACCAAGTTGAGTTTGTTCCAATAATGATTATTTATAGAGGTAAAACAGAAATCGGGAGAATAATTGAAAGTCCAGAATTAACACTTGAGGAAGATCTTTTCAATATTATCTCTAAAAATTAGTACCTTTACCCTATTGGATCAATCTACTTAATCATGGAACA contains:
- the scpA gene encoding methylmalonyl-CoA mutase; the encoded protein is MKPNFKDINIKSSQRAAATSQEWEKENGIEKSWMTPEQIPVKTAFNKEDLEGMEHLNYVSGLPPFLRGPYSAMYPLRPWTVRQYAGFSTAEESNAFYRRNLAAGQKGLSVAFDLATHRGYDSDHARVVGDVGKAGVAIDSILDMEILFDQIPLNKMSVSMTMNGAVLPVLAFYIVAGLEQGAKLEELSGTIQNDILKEFMVRNTYIYPPEFSMKIIADIFEFTSQKMPKFNSISISGYHMQEAGATADIELAYTLADGLEYLKKGVAAGMDVDAFAPRLSFFWAIGMNHFMEIAKMRAGRLLWSKIVKQFNPKNPKSMALRTHSQTSGWSLTEQDPFNNVGRTCIEAMAAALGHTQSLHTNALDEAIALPTDFSARIARNTQIYIQDETTICKAVDPWAGSYYVESLTQELVDKAWAHIEEVEKLGGMSKAIESGIPKLRIEEAAARTQAKIDANTQTIVGTNKYRLEKEDPLDILEVDNTAVRTAQIERLNKLRANRDEAAVKAALKAITACANGGEGNLLDLAVKAAQLRASLGEISDACEEVCGRYKAVIRTVSGVYSSESKQDADFAKAKELADKFAELSGRRPRIMVAKMGQDGHDRGGKVVATGFADIGFDVDMGPLFQTPEESAKQAVENDVHIVGVSSLAAGHKTLVPAIIEELKKLGREDIMVTAGGVIPAQDYDFLYEAGVVGVFGPGTKVSKCAIQMLDILIEQYKD